From a region of the Teredinibacter turnerae genome:
- a CDS encoding DUF2170 family protein: MVWNTNSLQALLEQHGIWEVSLESGCITVTNDEGIDAFIYAGDRQLLVEVPLFPEADVIDVAALNDKILETHYLAPLSCIYKKSIGGQSYYIAFGALSLESKDHVVIEEVSTLFENVDEFLDLYADNLKKEVA; this comes from the coding sequence ATGGTTTGGAACACTAATAGCCTTCAGGCGCTGCTGGAGCAGCATGGCATCTGGGAAGTCAGTCTTGAAAGCGGCTGTATTACCGTGACCAACGATGAAGGCATAGATGCATTCATCTACGCGGGTGATCGCCAGTTGCTGGTGGAGGTGCCCCTTTTTCCCGAGGCGGATGTGATTGATGTGGCGGCTCTGAATGACAAAATTCTCGAGACCCACTACCTCGCGCCGCTGAGCTGCATTTACAAAAAAAGCATTGGTGGGCAGAGCTATTACATCGCTTTCGGCGCACTCTCGCTGGAAAGCAAAGACCACGTTGTAATTGAAGAAGTGAGCACACTGTTCGAAAACGTGGATGAATTTCTGGATTTATACGCAGATAACCTTAAGAAGGAGGTGGCGTAA
- a CDS encoding urease subunit beta: MIPGEYDIKDGEIALNEDRKTRTITVANTGDRPIQVGSHYHFFETNPALSFSRDATRGFRLNIAAGTAVRFEPGQDREVELVEISGDKTVYGFRGEIMGELEGGSHE; the protein is encoded by the coding sequence ATGATTCCAGGGGAATACGATATAAAAGACGGTGAAATTGCACTTAATGAAGATCGCAAAACACGCACTATCACCGTCGCCAATACGGGTGATCGACCGATTCAGGTCGGATCGCACTACCACTTTTTTGAAACCAATCCCGCGCTCTCGTTTTCTCGCGACGCCACCCGGGGCTTTCGCCTGAATATTGCGGCAGGCACCGCGGTTCGTTTCGAACCGGGGCAGGACCGTGAAGTAGAGCTGGTTGAAATCTCCGGCGATAAAACCGTGTACGGGTTCCGCGGCGAAATCATGGGTGAATTGGAAGGGGGAAGCCATGAGTAA
- a CDS encoding ZIP family metal transporter, translating into MESLHFVIISSLLAGLSMPLGGIIASVERIQPNWLEQEFRHGIIAFGGGALLSAVALVLVPESLDHVGMSMAASMLILGGVAFAFMDYFLAKKQTPAGQLLAMLSDFIPEAMALGAAFATGNGGGLLLAALIALQNLPEGFNAYREIKSNSHVSSIKLILGFAALALLGPLAGSAGYFWLAQQQHLLAAIMMFAAGGILYSVFEDIAPQARLENHWSPPLGAVLGFTLGVLGHYLTSAG; encoded by the coding sequence ATGGAATCGCTCCACTTCGTTATTATTTCATCGCTACTCGCAGGCTTATCGATGCCCCTGGGCGGCATCATCGCCTCGGTCGAACGCATTCAACCCAACTGGCTCGAGCAGGAATTTCGCCACGGCATTATTGCATTTGGCGGCGGCGCGCTATTGTCGGCCGTCGCGCTGGTACTGGTGCCGGAGAGTCTCGATCACGTCGGCATGTCCATGGCAGCCAGTATGTTGATACTGGGTGGCGTCGCCTTCGCATTTATGGACTATTTTCTCGCGAAAAAGCAAACGCCTGCCGGTCAACTGCTGGCGATGCTCAGCGACTTTATTCCCGAGGCCATGGCGCTGGGCGCGGCTTTCGCAACCGGCAACGGCGGCGGTTTATTGCTTGCGGCCCTGATTGCGTTGCAGAATTTGCCGGAAGGTTTTAACGCGTACCGCGAAATTAAATCCAACAGCCACGTCAGCAGTATCAAGCTAATTCTCGGCTTCGCCGCGCTGGCGCTGCTCGGGCCGCTGGCAGGCAGCGCAGGTTATTTCTGGCTCGCACAACAGCAGCATCTACTCGCTGCGATTATGATGTTTGCCGCCGGCGGTATTCTGTATTCAGTGTTTGAAGACATCGCTCCCCAGGCGCGGCTGGAAAATCACTGGTCGCCGCCCTTAGGTGCCGTGCTCGGCTTTACATTGGGAGTTCTCGGCCACTATCTCACGAGCGCCGGATGA
- a CDS encoding potassium channel family protein, with protein sequence MLLYKLRRRLFALFMDANPLGLLVVALAYIILSYLLLVFAGEQDLTSPDVFLYWLVVTASTVGYGDYSPSTFSGRLITSFFVIPVGLSLFAVCVGKVGFYISEILTKGKKGLRMSRASNHCIIIGWNGARTMRLINLLRCEQNSRDERILLVNDQAMDNPLPAAVDYVQVDGFTDPNTMVRANLGEASRIIIDTPLDDVTLSTALFCHRQNENAHITVYFKDEAHEGLLKSYCPSVEVVPSVSIEMLARASLDPGSASLHQCLLDPAVDASQFSMVYSAPEPTAFGELISRMRTRHQAIAIAVKKADADKLDINPPDSSQIIQGDIVYYIADNRIDGL encoded by the coding sequence ATGCTGCTTTACAAATTAAGGCGACGCTTGTTCGCCTTATTTATGGATGCCAATCCGCTGGGGCTGCTGGTAGTGGCTCTGGCGTATATTATTTTATCCTACCTGCTGCTGGTATTCGCCGGTGAACAGGATCTCACTTCCCCCGATGTTTTTCTTTACTGGCTGGTGGTTACTGCGTCGACCGTCGGTTATGGCGATTACTCTCCCTCCACTTTTAGCGGACGTTTGATAACGTCGTTTTTCGTGATTCCCGTCGGTTTAAGTTTGTTTGCCGTCTGTGTGGGTAAAGTGGGGTTTTATATTTCTGAAATTCTGACCAAAGGTAAAAAGGGGCTGCGTATGTCCAGGGCGTCGAACCACTGCATAATTATCGGCTGGAACGGTGCGCGCACCATGAGGCTGATTAACCTGCTGCGCTGCGAGCAAAACAGCCGTGATGAACGCATTCTGCTAGTAAACGATCAAGCCATGGACAACCCGTTACCTGCAGCAGTCGATTATGTGCAGGTAGATGGCTTTACCGATCCGAATACCATGGTGCGCGCGAATCTTGGCGAGGCCTCGCGAATTATTATCGATACACCATTGGACGATGTCACTTTGTCGACCGCGCTGTTTTGTCATCGCCAAAACGAAAACGCGCATATAACGGTATATTTTAAGGACGAGGCGCACGAGGGCTTGTTGAAGTCCTATTGCCCATCGGTTGAAGTTGTACCCTCGGTATCTATCGAAATGTTGGCACGGGCGTCTCTCGATCCCGGTTCTGCCAGTTTGCACCAGTGTCTGTTGGACCCGGCGGTGGACGCGAGTCAGTTTTCCATGGTGTATTCAGCACCAGAGCCCACGGCATTTGGCGAGCTGATTTCCCGTATGCGAACCAGGCATCAGGCCATTGCTATCGCGGTTAAAAAAGCAGATGCGGACAAACTGGACATTAATCCGCCGGATTCCAGTCAAATCATTCAGGGCGATATTGTTTACTACATTGCAGACAATCGCATAGACGGGCTGTAA
- a CDS encoding DUF350 domain-containing protein — translation MEHTMLLLNGLLNFVIYFGLAVVFLMVFKAVYVRVTPHDEWKLIKEDKNTAAAIAFSGAIIGFALAVAGVVKNSVSLFDFTVWATVALVAQLVAFAIVRFAFMPKIVERIEQNEISAGIMVASVSVAIGCLNAACMTY, via the coding sequence ATGGAACACACCATGTTGCTATTAAATGGGTTGTTAAATTTCGTTATCTATTTTGGTTTAGCGGTTGTTTTTTTGATGGTTTTCAAAGCGGTGTACGTACGCGTTACGCCGCACGATGAGTGGAAATTGATCAAAGAAGACAAAAATACCGCTGCTGCTATTGCCTTTAGTGGAGCCATTATCGGCTTTGCCCTGGCTGTCGCGGGGGTGGTAAAAAACTCGGTCAGCCTGTTCGATTTTACTGTGTGGGCCACAGTTGCATTGGTTGCGCAGCTGGTTGCGTTCGCTATCGTGCGGTTTGCTTTTATGCCAAAAATCGTCGAGCGGATTGAACAGAACGAGATAAGCGCCGGAATTATGGTGGCGAGTGTGAGTGTGGCTATAGGCTGTTTGAATGCCGCCTGCATGACCTATTAA
- a CDS encoding YjfK family protein — MFNLFKKKESKPQGPVSPEVMGLRLGCSFELDALHLKLLDPHLVTERINPSQVIEAVGRVDLDDTTILRFYTDDEAFLQVVVQGTLEEDNVIDVKLFHFYDTMDVSSQSEWDQLLKQKIGVPNYELQGHAYARVWQSASEYHAPVAMTEKTFAENGTVSRTDQFMMLFERHVDADNTESLLLSAEEVIDEHNNVSRCLVISTGIVVAPSQITIHG, encoded by the coding sequence ATGTTTAATTTGTTCAAAAAGAAAGAGAGTAAGCCACAAGGACCGGTTAGCCCCGAAGTTATGGGGTTGCGACTGGGTTGCTCGTTTGAGTTGGATGCTCTGCACCTGAAATTGCTCGACCCGCATCTGGTAACCGAGCGTATCAATCCCTCACAGGTGATTGAAGCGGTAGGCCGTGTAGACCTTGATGACACTACGATTTTGCGGTTTTACACCGACGATGAAGCCTTCCTGCAGGTAGTTGTACAAGGAACGCTTGAGGAGGACAATGTCATCGATGTTAAACTTTTCCATTTTTACGATACGATGGATGTTTCCTCGCAATCCGAATGGGATCAGCTCTTAAAGCAGAAAATTGGTGTTCCCAACTACGAGTTACAGGGCCACGCTTACGCGCGGGTGTGGCAGTCGGCCAGTGAGTATCACGCGCCGGTGGCAATGACAGAAAAGACGTTTGCCGAGAACGGTACAGTTTCGCGAACCGATCAGTTTATGATGTTGTTTGAGCGTCATGTGGACGCAGACAATACCGAGTCGTTGTTGCTTTCTGCTGAAGAAGTGATCGACGAGCACAATAATGTGAGCCGTTGTTTGGTGATCAGCACCGGTATAGTCGTGGCGCCATCGCAAATTACGATTCACGGTTAG
- a CDS encoding DUF6471 domain-containing protein, which produces MKQDTSVQNRQQLAPYRNAITRYLRSALKLKGYTYQDLSRALLEHGVEITEDNLRNKFSRGTLSADLLLLILRLLDVDDVAATAMLNIVDKQ; this is translated from the coding sequence GTGAAGCAAGATACCTCTGTTCAGAATCGTCAGCAGCTCGCACCCTACCGCAACGCCATCACCCGTTACCTGCGCTCTGCCTTAAAACTGAAAGGCTACACCTATCAGGACTTAAGCCGTGCTCTGTTGGAGCATGGTGTAGAAATCACTGAGGATAACCTGCGCAATAAATTCTCGCGCGGTACTCTGTCGGCAGATTTGCTGCTGCTCATTCTTCGCTTACTGGATGTGGATGACGTTGCCGCAACGGCCATGCTCAATATAGTGGACAAGCAATAG
- the ureA gene encoding urease subunit gamma produces the protein MELSPREKDKLLIFTAALLAERRKEKGLKLNYPESIALISAAVMEGAREGKTVAELMDFGRTILSRDDVMEGIAEMIHDVQVEATFPDGTKLVTVHEPIV, from the coding sequence ATGGAACTCAGTCCGAGAGAAAAAGACAAGCTCTTGATTTTTACCGCTGCGCTACTCGCGGAACGTCGCAAAGAAAAAGGTTTGAAACTGAATTATCCGGAATCTATCGCACTGATTTCTGCGGCCGTTATGGAAGGGGCACGTGAAGGTAAAACTGTGGCAGAGCTGATGGATTTTGGCCGCACGATATTGTCCCGTGACGATGTAATGGAGGGGATTGCAGAGATGATTCACGATGTGCAAGTGGAGGCAACGTTTCCCGACGGCACCAAGCTGGTTACCGTTCACGAACCCATTGTTTAA
- a CDS encoding glutathionylspermidine synthase family protein codes for MIRIPIRERPNWEQKAAEYGFKFHTMYGEKYWDETAYYQFTLAQIENDLEQPTEEIHQMCLHVVDSVVNSEPLLQRFKIPQAHWDLVRDSWQSREPSLYSRLDFVYDGKNPAKLLENNADTPTSLYETGFWQWLWLENNVDARQLPRHADQFNILQEKLVNRFIELQAHNPDTVLHLACCRDSEEDRGTVQYLQDCAEEAGITCCFIYMDDIGVDAQGRFTDLEDQLIQWLFKLYPWEFILQEDFAQYLSTSQTRWLEPAWKTILSNKALLPLLWQMFPEHPNLLPAYFNEAEAKATLPHGYVKKPLFSREGANITLVQGEDTVLQSDGPYGEEGFIYQALNPLPTFGDNYTLIGSWLIDNQAAGISIREDRSLITRDLSRFMPHVIVD; via the coding sequence TTGATTCGCATACCGATTCGAGAACGGCCAAACTGGGAACAAAAAGCAGCGGAGTACGGGTTTAAGTTTCACACCATGTACGGTGAAAAGTACTGGGACGAAACCGCGTACTACCAGTTCACCCTGGCCCAAATTGAAAACGATCTCGAACAGCCCACCGAAGAAATCCACCAGATGTGTTTACATGTGGTGGATAGCGTGGTGAACAGCGAGCCTCTTCTGCAACGATTTAAAATTCCTCAGGCGCACTGGGATTTGGTGCGCGATTCCTGGCAGAGTCGCGAACCTTCACTCTATTCCCGTCTCGATTTTGTCTACGACGGGAAAAATCCGGCGAAATTACTGGAAAACAACGCGGACACCCCAACCAGTTTGTACGAGACGGGGTTTTGGCAATGGCTGTGGCTGGAAAATAATGTCGATGCCCGCCAGCTGCCGCGCCATGCGGATCAATTTAATATTCTGCAGGAAAAACTGGTTAACCGGTTTATCGAGCTCCAAGCCCACAATCCCGATACTGTCCTGCACCTGGCCTGTTGTCGCGATTCAGAAGAGGATCGCGGCACCGTGCAGTATTTGCAGGATTGTGCTGAGGAAGCGGGGATAACCTGTTGTTTTATTTATATGGACGACATTGGTGTCGATGCGCAGGGGCGCTTTACCGACCTGGAAGACCAGCTCATCCAATGGCTGTTTAAGCTCTACCCCTGGGAATTTATACTGCAGGAGGACTTCGCCCAATACCTGAGTACAAGCCAAACCCGCTGGCTGGAACCCGCCTGGAAAACCATCCTATCTAACAAGGCACTATTGCCTCTGCTCTGGCAGATGTTTCCCGAGCACCCGAATTTATTACCCGCCTACTTTAACGAAGCAGAGGCCAAAGCGACTTTGCCGCACGGCTACGTGAAAAAGCCACTGTTCTCCCGTGAGGGCGCTAATATTACATTGGTGCAAGGGGAAGATACGGTGTTGCAGAGTGACGGCCCGTACGGCGAAGAGGGGTTTATTTATCAAGCCTTGAACCCACTGCCCACGTTTGGCGATAACTACACGCTGATTGGCAGTTGGCTGATCGATAACCAGGCGGCAGGAATTTCCATTCGTGAGGACCGCAGCCTGATAACGCGTGATTTAAGCCGTTTTATGCCGCACGTTATCGTTGATTAA
- a CDS encoding MFS transporter, which yields MKHNLESLYEYLANEEDARACTDIPDTACAEVPGNFFKLLLSQWLSKTGDALASTKLVLPWLLASLGAPAFFAGLLVPIRESGSLLPQLFIGGWVRSYRIRKTFFVLGSLVQGVIVLAMALVALTLHGATAGWSIVGLLVLFSLARGLCSVASKDVLGKTIPKTRRGLLNGYSASGAGVITLVLGAVLVLPWQKGDFDAAYYLLAAAAAWGVAAVLYAAVIETPGATDGGGNAIKQALHNLTLLRSDLPFRRFVIARALLVGSGLSAPYFVLMASGNGEGDVVNLGYLLLVSGGADFVSGPFWGKFADRSSRRLMMVCAAAISVLCFAGAAVNMTEPGIVVVLLLYFISSVVHQGVRLGRKTYVVDLAGGNRRTDYVSVSNSLVGIVLIMAGGLSAALAHTSVTAALVLFAAMGAGAAALVWQLPEVDA from the coding sequence ATGAAACATAATCTCGAGAGTTTATACGAATACCTCGCCAACGAGGAAGATGCGCGCGCGTGTACGGATATTCCCGATACCGCCTGTGCGGAAGTGCCGGGCAATTTTTTTAAACTGCTTCTCTCCCAGTGGTTGAGTAAAACCGGTGACGCGCTGGCGAGTACTAAACTGGTTTTACCCTGGCTGTTGGCTAGCTTGGGCGCGCCTGCTTTCTTTGCCGGGTTATTGGTGCCCATTCGTGAGTCTGGCTCGCTGCTACCACAATTATTTATAGGTGGCTGGGTGCGCAGTTACCGTATCCGCAAAACATTTTTTGTTTTGGGCTCTCTGGTACAGGGAGTTATTGTGTTGGCGATGGCTCTGGTCGCACTGACGCTGCACGGTGCGACTGCGGGCTGGAGTATCGTGGGTTTACTCGTGTTATTTAGCCTTGCCCGCGGCCTGTGTTCGGTCGCATCCAAAGATGTACTCGGGAAAACCATTCCCAAAACCCGCCGTGGGTTGCTCAACGGCTACAGTGCCAGCGGCGCGGGTGTTATCACACTGGTGCTCGGTGCTGTGCTCGTGCTGCCCTGGCAAAAAGGCGACTTTGATGCTGCGTACTACTTGCTTGCAGCGGCAGCAGCCTGGGGTGTCGCGGCGGTTTTGTATGCCGCTGTGATTGAAACGCCGGGCGCCACAGACGGTGGTGGCAATGCAATCAAACAGGCGTTGCACAATCTCACGCTGTTGCGCAGCGATTTACCGTTCCGCCGGTTTGTGATTGCCCGGGCGCTGCTGGTTGGCTCAGGCTTGAGTGCGCCCTATTTTGTGCTGATGGCCAGCGGCAATGGTGAAGGCGATGTGGTTAATTTGGGCTATTTATTGTTGGTGAGTGGCGGCGCGGATTTTGTCTCCGGGCCTTTCTGGGGTAAGTTTGCCGATCGCAGCAGTCGTCGCTTGATGATGGTATGCGCTGCTGCAATCAGCGTGCTCTGCTTCGCGGGCGCTGCCGTGAACATGACTGAGCCGGGTATAGTCGTCGTACTTTTACTTTATTTTATTTCGAGTGTTGTACATCAGGGGGTGCGCCTGGGGCGAAAAACCTATGTGGTTGATCTTGCCGGCGGCAACCGGCGCACAGACTATGTATCGGTCAGCAATTCACTGGTTGGTATTGTGTTGATTATGGCCGGCGGGTTGAGTGCTGCTCTGGCGCACACGAGTGTGACTGCCGCGCTGGTACTTTTCGCCGCGATGGGCGCTGGCGCTGCTGCATTAGTTTGGCAGCTACCCGAAGTCGACGCGTAG
- a CDS encoding glycoside hydrolase 43 family protein, with the protein MKITTKTLILCGLVYGVLLTGCQLADSPRGPRVPATNPLIYADVPDPSIIRQGDTYYMSSTTMHMNPGVPIMSSTDLKHWELISYAHQALDKNNPALNLEKGEAAYSRGSWASSLQVKNGIYYVTTFSYTTGKTYIFTTRDIHSEDWQRHEIEGVYHDASLLLDDDGRNYLAYGHDAIHLVELNAAATGLLPGGEDQVIIPSASAVAGDDFILTAEGTQIQKINGWYYVHNICWPRGGVRTQVIHRARELTGPYEGRVVLQDKGIAQGEFIDTPAGKWYALLFGDRGAVGRIPYLVPITWEDHWPVLGVEGKVPTELDFAVERQGLEGIVASDEFNYALKDTALKLAWQWNHNPVAQGWSLSARPGFLRLNALRVDENLHQTRNTLTQRMFGPVSEAEIALEVGGMRDGDTAGLAAFADRYGFVGVRQEAGKRFLVTVDNSAKDHRETARVPFTGERVYLRVTGDFTFINGDIHHRTDRAYFAYSLDGREWHRLGQPLAMVYELTHFMGYRFALFHYANSQPGGVADFDYFHVTENANGDET; encoded by the coding sequence ATGAAAATAACGACTAAAACCTTAATTCTTTGCGGCCTGGTTTATGGCGTGTTGCTGACTGGCTGTCAACTTGCTGACTCCCCGCGCGGGCCACGTGTGCCTGCTACCAACCCGCTGATTTATGCCGATGTGCCCGACCCTTCAATTATTCGCCAGGGCGATACTTATTATATGAGCAGCACTACCATGCATATGAATCCGGGTGTGCCGATTATGTCGTCTACGGATTTAAAGCACTGGGAGCTTATTAGCTATGCACATCAGGCGCTGGATAAAAACAATCCGGCGCTCAACCTGGAGAAGGGAGAGGCCGCCTACAGTCGGGGGAGTTGGGCGAGCAGCCTGCAGGTTAAGAATGGTATTTACTATGTCACCACCTTTTCCTATACCACCGGCAAAACCTATATTTTCACAACCCGCGATATTCACAGCGAAGATTGGCAGCGGCATGAAATAGAAGGCGTGTATCACGATGCGTCACTGCTGCTCGACGATGACGGGCGCAACTATCTCGCTTATGGCCACGATGCAATACATTTAGTGGAATTAAATGCTGCGGCGACCGGTTTGTTGCCGGGGGGGGAAGACCAGGTGATCATCCCCAGCGCTTCGGCAGTGGCGGGCGATGATTTTATTCTCACGGCCGAAGGGACGCAGATCCAAAAAATCAACGGCTGGTATTACGTCCACAATATTTGTTGGCCGCGCGGTGGAGTGCGGACCCAGGTTATACACCGTGCGCGCGAGTTAACCGGCCCGTATGAAGGGCGCGTGGTGTTGCAGGATAAGGGTATTGCGCAGGGCGAGTTTATCGATACCCCTGCCGGTAAATGGTATGCACTGCTGTTTGGTGATCGAGGTGCGGTGGGGCGGATTCCCTATTTGGTACCCATCACCTGGGAAGATCATTGGCCGGTTCTTGGGGTTGAAGGAAAAGTACCGACGGAACTGGATTTTGCAGTTGAGCGGCAGGGGCTGGAGGGTATTGTTGCCAGCGACGAGTTTAACTATGCACTTAAAGATACAGCGCTGAAACTTGCCTGGCAATGGAATCACAATCCGGTTGCGCAGGGGTGGTCGTTGAGTGCGCGACCCGGTTTTTTGCGGCTGAATGCGCTGCGTGTCGATGAGAATCTACACCAAACCCGCAACACACTGACACAGCGCATGTTTGGCCCGGTGAGCGAAGCGGAAATAGCGCTTGAAGTGGGTGGCATGCGCGACGGGGATACCGCCGGCCTTGCCGCGTTTGCCGATCGCTATGGTTTTGTGGGGGTGCGCCAGGAAGCGGGTAAGCGCTTCCTGGTAACGGTGGATAATTCCGCGAAAGACCACCGAGAAACCGCCCGCGTGCCATTTACTGGCGAACGCGTGTACCTGCGGGTAACTGGCGACTTTACCTTTATCAATGGCGATATTCACCATAGAACCGATCGGGCTTATTTTGCGTACAGTCTGGATGGCCGCGAATGGCATCGCCTGGGGCAACCGTTAGCGATGGTTTACGAGTTAACACATTTTATGGGATATCGATTTGCGCTCTTCCATTATGCGAACTCGCAGCCGGGCGGGGTAGCCGACTTCGATTATTTCCACGTAACAGAGAACGCAAACGGGGATGAAACATAA
- a CDS encoding urease accessory protein UreD, with protein MNCVATQQSSLRHWLASIQLRLQQRAGSTRVVSSRHQGPLRVQRPFYPERSDCCHVYLLHPPGGMVIGDELTISAELDSNASGLITTPSAGKVYGAKGAAFSQRQSIEFHLAENSTLEWLPQETIVFDTANAELKTRVNLAAGARYFGWDIVRLGRIASGETFQQGYCEQRLEVYRDNKPLLIERNRVVAGEPLQAGVYGLQGRNTFATLVATCQPGRDAVDKLCETLDGMSPGADCWGLTQKGSLFIARYLGDDVALCRKGFEYIWRYLRPLFNGNDAVPPRIWRT; from the coding sequence ATGAACTGTGTGGCGACTCAACAATCATCCTTGCGCCACTGGCTGGCGAGTATCCAGCTGCGTCTACAGCAGCGAGCCGGTAGTACTCGTGTGGTATCCAGCCGCCATCAAGGCCCATTGCGCGTGCAGCGGCCGTTTTATCCAGAAAGATCTGATTGCTGCCATGTGTACCTGCTCCACCCGCCTGGCGGCATGGTGATTGGTGATGAGCTAACCATCTCGGCCGAACTGGATTCAAATGCCAGCGGCTTAATCACGACACCCTCGGCGGGCAAAGTCTACGGCGCGAAAGGCGCTGCGTTTTCACAGCGACAAAGCATAGAGTTTCACCTTGCTGAGAACAGCACGCTGGAGTGGCTGCCGCAGGAAACTATTGTGTTCGACACCGCCAATGCCGAACTGAAAACCCGGGTTAATCTCGCAGCAGGGGCGCGTTATTTTGGCTGGGATATTGTGCGGCTTGGGCGAATCGCCAGTGGTGAAACATTCCAGCAAGGTTATTGCGAGCAGCGGTTGGAAGTTTATCGTGATAACAAACCCTTATTAATTGAGCGGAATCGAGTGGTTGCTGGCGAACCGTTGCAAGCTGGAGTGTACGGTTTACAGGGGCGCAACACCTTTGCCACACTGGTGGCGACCTGCCAGCCTGGGCGCGATGCGGTCGATAAATTATGTGAAACCCTGGATGGCATGTCTCCAGGTGCCGACTGCTGGGGTTTAACCCAAAAGGGCAGCCTGTTTATCGCCCGTTACCTGGGGGATGATGTGGCGCTGTGTCGCAAAGGGTTTGAATACATCTGGCGTTATTTGCGGCCATTGTTTAATGGTAATGACGCCGTGCCTCCGAGAATCTGGCGTACATAG
- a CDS encoding DUF1190 domain-containing protein has product MKRSQHVLLPRLRKGVFPAKRLAVAIAAVVAAGCSMKQEAKIFTSVDECESDANYTQAECAAAYEKALEDARKTAPRYSSRSDCEYEFGPGSCQNYSSGPGIGSYFIPAMAGFMIGQALQHRSNGYYGPAYNPVFYHYDGGYNRNRAPVWTTADGTTLGNGSKRSVNVGKSTFKPKPAVTRTMSRGGFGSTASAKSSWGGSSRSGGWGG; this is encoded by the coding sequence ATGAAACGAAGTCAGCATGTATTGCTACCCCGTTTGCGCAAAGGAGTATTCCCTGCAAAGCGCCTGGCTGTGGCCATTGCCGCCGTCGTGGCTGCCGGTTGCTCTATGAAACAGGAAGCGAAAATATTTACTTCTGTCGATGAGTGTGAGAGTGACGCTAATTACACCCAGGCAGAGTGCGCCGCAGCCTACGAAAAAGCGTTGGAAGACGCGCGCAAAACTGCGCCGCGCTACTCCTCCCGCAGTGATTGTGAATACGAATTCGGGCCTGGCAGTTGCCAGAACTATTCATCCGGCCCCGGTATCGGCAGTTATTTTATTCCGGCAATGGCGGGCTTTATGATTGGCCAGGCGCTGCAACACCGCAGTAACGGCTATTATGGGCCAGCCTATAATCCTGTATTTTATCACTACGACGGTGGCTACAATCGCAATCGCGCGCCCGTGTGGACAACGGCCGACGGCACCACCTTGGGCAACGGCAGTAAACGCTCGGTCAATGTTGGCAAATCAACGTTTAAACCCAAGCCTGCCGTCACGCGTACCATGTCACGCGGTGGTTTTGGGTCGACCGCTTCTGCTAAGTCCTCCTGGGGTGGCTCGTCGCGCAGTGGTGGCTGGGGAGGCTAA
- a CDS encoding PspA/IM30 family protein translates to MSFKKIWTALKGGANEAAEAVADSQAIRILDQELREARDELKKCDHNLTSIMAKRKLAERKVESMSADMAKYTEHALSANEQGNEALAIECAERVAELESQLDTEQALLNGFKQSETTLKSNIAKAKTNVRRMEQQIDQVKATEAVQKAQVAVSTRHVGANSKVKTALDSLDRIKQKQTQRAAELEAAEELASEESGSSLDAKLRAAGIQSGGDVSGKDKLAQLLAKKSG, encoded by the coding sequence ATGAGTTTTAAAAAAATTTGGACAGCCCTGAAAGGCGGCGCGAACGAAGCTGCTGAAGCGGTTGCAGATTCACAGGCGATCCGTATCCTGGACCAGGAGCTGCGTGAAGCGCGCGACGAGCTGAAAAAGTGTGATCATAACCTCACGTCTATTATGGCGAAGCGCAAGCTGGCAGAGCGCAAGGTAGAATCCATGTCTGCGGACATGGCCAAGTATACTGAGCACGCGCTGTCCGCTAACGAGCAAGGCAATGAGGCGCTGGCGATTGAATGTGCAGAGCGGGTTGCTGAATTGGAATCGCAGTTGGATACTGAGCAGGCGCTGCTCAACGGGTTTAAACAGTCCGAGACAACGTTAAAAAGTAATATCGCCAAAGCCAAGACCAATGTTCGCCGCATGGAGCAACAGATTGATCAGGTGAAGGCGACAGAAGCCGTGCAAAAGGCTCAGGTTGCTGTATCTACCCGTCACGTGGGTGCTAACTCCAAAGTGAAAACGGCACTGGACAGCCTGGACCGCATTAAACAAAAGCAAACCCAGCGCGCTGCCGAGTTGGAAGCCGCAGAAGAGTTGGCGAGTGAAGAAAGTGGTAGCTCGCTGGATGCAAAACTTCGCGCTGCCGGAATTCAGTCTGGCGGTGATGTTTCCGGCAAAGATAAACTCGCGCAGCTGCTGGCCAAAAAATCAGGCTAG